Proteins encoded together in one Nitrosopumilus sp. window:
- a CDS encoding ribose-phosphate pyrophosphokinase, producing the protein MSNLSVISGKPSESLAKSLAKRIKANLVKSEIRIFPDGESKITITGKLSKKKSIIVQSIYPPVDTNLLHALSLISKAKEISSQVIAVIPYMGYARQDREFLPGEIITMKVLGKLFAAAGASKIIVVDIHSQIGLKYFSIKTKNVSAVPDLVAYFKKMSLKNPIVISPDQGGKNRAKEFALKFDSEYIALKKNRDRKTGKVKIKTKNIDKVSGRDVILVDDMISTGGSIIKATQFLKKQKCNRVYVACTHALLMNNAEERIKKSGVTRIVSANTIPNKTSLVDVSKTIAKAII; encoded by the coding sequence TTGAGTAATTTATCAGTAATATCTGGAAAACCATCTGAAAGTTTAGCAAAAAGTTTAGCAAAAAGAATCAAAGCAAATCTTGTTAAATCAGAGATCAGAATATTTCCAGATGGGGAGAGTAAGATTACCATTACAGGTAAGTTATCAAAAAAGAAATCAATAATTGTTCAATCAATTTATCCTCCAGTGGATACCAATTTACTTCATGCATTATCATTAATTTCAAAAGCCAAAGAGATATCATCACAAGTAATTGCTGTGATTCCGTATATGGGATATGCCAGACAAGATAGAGAGTTTTTACCAGGTGAAATAATCACTATGAAAGTTCTAGGAAAGTTGTTTGCAGCTGCAGGTGCATCAAAGATTATTGTTGTAGATATTCACAGTCAAATTGGCCTTAAATACTTCTCAATTAAAACAAAAAATGTATCTGCAGTACCTGATCTTGTGGCATATTTCAAAAAAATGAGCCTAAAAAACCCTATTGTGATCTCCCCTGATCAAGGTGGCAAAAATAGGGCAAAAGAATTTGCATTAAAATTTGATTCAGAATATATCGCACTAAAAAAAAACAGAGATAGAAAAACAGGAAAAGTAAAAATTAAAACAAAAAATATTGATAAAGTTTCAGGAAGAGATGTAATCTTAGTTGATGATATGATTAGTACTGGAGGAAGTATTATCAAAGCAACACAATTTCTAAAAAAACAAAAATGTAACCGGGTTTATGTTGCATGTACACATGCGTTGCTAATGAATAATGCAGAAGAAAGAATAAAGAAATCAGGAGTAACAAGAATTGTTAGTGCAAATACAATTCCTAATAAAACATCATTGGTGGATGTTTCTAAGACAATTGCAAAGGCAATAATATAA
- a CDS encoding DNA methyltransferase: protein MPESFFVLSKDHLELAIDEITALAKMYDRFSKIKVLSNLVIVQSKINWTEIEKRASFVKISGQILRKMSGLFLDEDNFEVLKNAKSFVCRIINLSSNQFNVPELENSMGDMISKFSHAKVELEDPDITVYLIFTNEENFFGFSKKDGNKHIPKKIKNHPHELDRKMTRLMLNLVGLKEGETVCDPFCGTGTTLLEAESMGIHAIGIDFDEKMCEISKQNLKANRYKSEVINSDFQEMTKISEKFDGIVTDLPYGRASKVSDNPEKIIKKFFTILPKRKKLAVMYKKELGQNLKLKGLKKYEIYRHKSLTRTILIK, encoded by the coding sequence ATGCCAGAAAGTTTTTTTGTTTTATCAAAAGATCATCTAGAGCTTGCAATAGATGAAATTACTGCTTTAGCAAAAATGTATGATAGATTTTCTAAGATAAAGGTATTATCTAACTTAGTAATTGTTCAATCTAAAATAAATTGGACTGAAATTGAAAAACGTGCTTCATTTGTAAAAATATCTGGGCAAATATTAAGAAAAATGTCAGGATTGTTTTTAGATGAAGACAATTTTGAAGTTTTAAAAAATGCAAAAAGTTTTGTTTGTAGAATTATTAATTTATCTTCAAATCAATTCAATGTTCCAGAATTAGAAAATTCAATGGGAGATATGATATCAAAATTTTCTCATGCAAAAGTTGAACTTGAGGATCCTGATATCACAGTATATCTAATATTTACAAATGAAGAGAATTTTTTTGGATTTTCTAAAAAAGATGGCAATAAACACATTCCTAAAAAAATAAAAAATCATCCTCATGAATTAGATAGAAAAATGACTAGATTGATGCTCAACCTTGTTGGATTAAAAGAAGGAGAAACAGTTTGCGACCCATTTTGTGGAACAGGAACTACCCTTTTAGAGGCTGAATCAATGGGTATTCATGCGATTGGTATAGATTTTGATGAAAAAATGTGTGAAATCTCAAAGCAAAATCTCAAAGCAAATCGATACAAATCAGAGGTAATAAATTCAGATTTTCAAGAAATGACAAAGATTTCTGAAAAATTTGATGGGATTGTTACAGATTTGCCTTATGGGAGGGCATCAAAAGTTTCTGATAATCCTGAGAAAATTATAAAAAAATTCTTTACAATATTACCAAAGAGAAAGAAATTAGCAGTTATGTACAAAAAAGAACTAGGACAGAATTTAAAATTAAAAGGATTAAAAAAATATGAAATCTATAGGCATAAAAGCTTGACTAGGACAATTTTGATAAAATGA